From Toxorhynchites rutilus septentrionalis strain SRP chromosome 2, ASM2978413v1, whole genome shotgun sequence, a single genomic window includes:
- the LOC129766335 gene encoding putative nuclease HARBI1 has product MLALISRKLYRKYVSLLSSPVKSRKRRVWLTVENSRFWEDEVSKFSDKKFKNTFRFDRCTFNLLVKKLHRLQREDTLWRSAIWLEKRIAIALYAFGSSAEYRTIGSLFGVGRTTTGELVIEICNAVVDVVQHEVFDAYPPTSEKISEIVGGFEKLGFPQCYVAIDGCHIEVKVPKNEATDYYNFKGWHSVILFAAVDHRYRFTYINVGVPGRSNDSTIFENSKLKKVHCTNETFKAHSKLIEGVVVPILLIGDSAFRLSNQVMKPFLFSVDQPEHEKLFNYHLSACRRVVENAFGHLKARFRRIGKGLEVDLNNVNTIIKTCCILHNLCNNHNDHINKKWMIQIQTLNSKQQPQRGLIVRNENASASKIRNALM; this is encoded by the exons ATGTTAGCTTTGATATCTAGGAAGCTCTACAGGAAATACGTTTCGTTACTCTCTAGTCCGGTTAAATCCCGAAAACGTAGGGTGTGGTTAACT GTAGAAAATTCTAGATTTTGGGAAGATGAAGTATCAAAGTTTAGTGATAAAAAGTTCAAAAACACGTTTCGGTTTGACAGATGTACGTTTAATTTGTTGGTCAAAAAATTACATCGCCTGCAAAGAGAAGATACTCTTTGGCGGTCTGCTATTTGGTTGGAGAAACGCATCGCTATTGCCCTGTATGCTTTCGGATCGTCAGCGGAATATAGAACTATTGGAAGTCTATTCGGTGTAGGAAGAACAACTACGGGTGAACTGGTCATTGAAATCTGCAATGCGGTTGTAGATGTTGTGCAACACGAAGTGTTTGACGCATACCCACCAACCTCGGAGAAGATATCAGAAATAGTCGGTGGCTTCGAGAAACTGGGTTTTCCACAATGCTACGTTGCCATTGATGGATGCCATATAGAAGTCAAAGTACCAAAAAATGAGGCAACCGACTACTATAACTTCAAAGGATGGCATTCGGTTATTCTGTTTGCTGCGGTGGATCATCGTTACCGGTTCACATATATCAACGTAGGAGTTCCTGGCCGTTCAAATGATTCAACTATTTTTGAGAACTCCAAACTCAAAAAAGTACACTGCACGAACGAGACATTTAAAGCGCATTCGAAACTAATCGAAGGGGTTGTAGTACCGATACTGTTGATCGGCGATTCGGCTTTCAGACTGTCAAACCAGGTGATGAAGCCGTTTCTATTTTCTGTAGATCAGCCGGAGCATGAAAAGTTATTTAATTATCATCTATCAGCATGCCGACGGGTTGTAGAGAATGCTTTCGGCCATCTGAAGGCCCGTTTCAGAAGAATCGGGAAAGGTTTGGAGGTCGACCTAAATAATGTCAATACAATTATCAAAACTTGCTGCATTCTACATAACCTATGTAACAACCACAATGACCATATTAACAAAAAATGGATGATCCAGATTCAAACCTTAAATTCGAAGCAACAACCACAAAGAGGATTGATAGTAAGAAACGAAAACGCATCAGCATCCAAGATTAGAAACGCACTGATG
- the LOC129765127 gene encoding uncharacterized protein LOC129765127 isoform X2 → MGPSGGSPSSWDYFDILHSFLHTYKQNSTRDLMDEVIGSDDDYCDAEYLDEAYNPENDTFAQSMFMSPSAPTSSVSSPSPTLPSSSRRHSAPKKRKQNVQEKLLELAIKENENMVTFMEHSKTTDLQIIELMKENNALMSKLVDKI, encoded by the exons ATGGGGCCCTCGGGAGGATCACCTTCTTCTTGGGATTATTTTGATATTCTACACAGCTTTCTCCATACTTATAAACAAAACAGCACCCGCGATTTGATGGATGAGGTGATTGGTTCCG ATGATGACTACTGCGATGCTGAGTATTTAGATGAAGCGTACAACCCGGAGAACGACACATTCGCTCAATCTATGTTTATGTCACCTTCTGCGCCGACATCATCAGTATCATCGCCATCACCAACACTGCCATCATCAAGCCGCAGGCATTCCGCTCCTAAAAAGAGAAAACAAAATGTGCaggaaaaattgttggaattgGCTATAAAAGAAAACGAAAATATGGTTACTTTTATGGAGCATTCAAAGACTACAGATCTTCAAATAATCGAGCTCATGAAAGAAAATAACGCGTTGATGAGCAAGCTGGTcgataaaatttga
- the LOC129765127 gene encoding uncharacterized protein LOC129765127 isoform X1: MCFFFNSHVRADVDVIHTAYCGSERNAMGPSGGSPSSWDYFDILHSFLHTYKQNSTRDLMDEVIGSDDDYCDAEYLDEAYNPENDTFAQSMFMSPSAPTSSVSSPSPTLPSSSRRHSAPKKRKQNVQEKLLELAIKENENMVTFMEHSKTTDLQIIELMKENNALMSKLVDKI; encoded by the exons atgtgtttttttttcaatagtcatgtacgcgccgatgtcgatgttatacacactgcgtactgcgg ATCCGAAAGAAACGCCATGGGGCCCTCGGGAGGATCACCTTCTTCTTGGGATTATTTTGATATTCTACACAGCTTTCTCCATACTTATAAACAAAACAGCACCCGCGATTTGATGGATGAGGTGATTGGTTCCG ATGATGACTACTGCGATGCTGAGTATTTAGATGAAGCGTACAACCCGGAGAACGACACATTCGCTCAATCTATGTTTATGTCACCTTCTGCGCCGACATCATCAGTATCATCGCCATCACCAACACTGCCATCATCAAGCCGCAGGCATTCCGCTCCTAAAAAGAGAAAACAAAATGTGCaggaaaaattgttggaattgGCTATAAAAGAAAACGAAAATATGGTTACTTTTATGGAGCATTCAAAGACTACAGATCTTCAAATAATCGAGCTCATGAAAGAAAATAACGCGTTGATGAGCAAGCTGGTcgataaaatttga
- the LOC129766336 gene encoding putative nuclease HARBI1: MWLTVENSRFWEDEVPKFSDKKFKNTFRFDRCTFNLLVKKLHRLQREDTLWRYAIWLEKRIAIALYAFGSSAEYRTIGSLFGVGRTTTGELVIEICNAVVDVVQHEVFDAYPPTSEKISEIVGGFEKLGFPQCYVAIDGCHIEVKVPKNEATDYYNFKGWHSVILFAAVDHRYRFTYINVGVPGRSNDSTIFENSKLKKVHCTNETFKAHSKLIEGVVVPILLIGDSAFRLSNQVMKPFLFSVDQPEHEKLFNYHLSACRRVVENAFGHLKARFRRIGKGLEVDLNNVNTIIKTCCILHNLCNNHNDHINKKWMIQIQTLNSKQQPQRGLIVRNENASASKIRNALM, from the exons ATGTGGTTAACT GTAGAAAATTCTAGATTTTGGGAAGATGAAGTACCAAAGTTTAGTGATAAAAAGTTCAAAAACACGTTTCGGTTTGACAGATGTACGTTTAATTTGTTGGTCAAAAAATTACATCGCCTGCAAAGAGAAGATACTCTTTGGCGGTATGCTATTTGGTTGGAGAAACGCATCGCTATTGCCCTGTATGCTTTCGGATCGTCAGCGGAATATAGAACTATTGGAAGTCTATTCGGTGTAGGAAGAACAACTACGGGTGAACTGGTCATTGAAATCTGCAATGCGGTTGTAGATGTTGTGCAACACGAAGTGTTTGACGCATACCCACCAACCTCGGAGAAGATATCAGAAATAGTCGGTGGCTTCGAGAAACTGGGTTTTCCACAATGCTACGTTGCCATTGATGGATGCCATATAGAAGTCAAAGTACCAAAAAATGAGGCAACCGACTACTATAACTTCAAAGGATGGCATTCGGTTATTCTGTTTGCTGCGGTGGATCATCGTTACCGGTTCACATATATCAACGTAGGAGTTCCTGGCCGTTCAAATGATTCAACTATTTTTGAGAACTCCAAACTCAAAAAAGTACACTGCACGAACGAGACATTTAAAGCGCATTCGAAACTAATCGAAGGGGTTGTAGTACCGATACTGTTGATCGGCGATTCGGCTTTCAGACTGTCAAACCAGGTGATGAAGCCGTTTCTATTTTCTGTAGATCAGCCGGAGCATGAAAAGTTATTTAATTATCATCTATCAGCATGCCGACGGGTTGTAGAGAATGCTTTCGGCCATCTGAAGGCCCGTTTCAGAAGAATCGGGAAAGGTTTGGAGGTCGACCTAAATAATGTCAATACAATTATCAAAACTTGCTGCATTCTACATAACCTATGTAACAACCACAATGACCATATTAACAAAAAATGGATGATCCAGATTCAAACCTTAAATTCGAAGCAACAACCACAAAGAGGATTGATAGTAAGAAACGAAAACGCATCAGCATCCAAGATTAGAAACGCACTGATG
- the LOC129765128 gene encoding uncharacterized protein LOC129765128, with protein MDEVIGSDDDYCDAEYLDEAYNPENDTFAQSMFMSPSAPTSSVSSPSPTLPSSSRRHSAPKKRKQNVQEKLLELAIKENENMVTFMEHSKTTDLQIIELMKENNALMSKLVDKI; from the exons ATGGATGAGGTGATTGGTTCCG ATGATGACTACTGCGATGCTGAGTATTTAGATGAAGCGTACAACCCGGAGAACGACACATTCGCTCAATCTATGTTTATGTCACCTTCTGCGCCGACATCATCAGTATCATCGCCATCACCAACACTGCCATCATCAAGCCGCAGGCATTCCGCTCCTAAAAAGAGAAAACAAAATGTGCaggaaaaattgttggaattgGCTATAAAAGAAAACGAAAATATGGTTACTTTTATGGAGCATTCAAAGACTACAGATCTTCAAATAATCGAGCTCATGAAAGAAAATAACGCGTTGATGAGCAAGCTGGTcgataaaatttga